From Vitis vinifera cultivar Pinot Noir 40024 chromosome 5, ASM3070453v1, the proteins below share one genomic window:
- the LOC100255097 gene encoding calcium-binding protein CP1: RSFYVGFPSGVSGDEEAIGSMMSVADSNKDGFVGYDEFEHVLGCRRSPRNKGHGVAGVMEDVCKVMDRDGDGKVGLEDLKSYMNWAGFSATEEEIKAMIKLGGGDEDSGVSYDGLLKILAVDYVN, encoded by the coding sequence CGCAGCTTTTACGTGGGATTCCCAAGCGGCGTCTCCGGAGATGAGGAGGCGATCGGGTCGATGATGTCGGTGGCGGATTCGAATAAGGATGGGTTTGTGGGGTACGATGAGTTTGAACACGTGTTGGGCTGCCGGAGAAGTCCGAGGAACAAGGGCCACGGCGTCGCTGGGGTGATGGAGGATGTGTGTAAGGTTATGGACAGGGACGGCGACGGCAAAGTAGGGCTCGAGGATTTGAAGAGCTATATGAATTGGGCCGGGTTTTCTGCAACTGAGGAAGAAATCAAGGCCATGATCAAATTGGGCGGCGGTGATGAAGATAGTGGTGTATCCTATGATGGTTTGCTCAAGATCCTGGCCGTTGATTATGTTAACTAA
- the LOC100249877 gene encoding uncharacterized protein LOC100249877, whose translation MEAQQVIQVKSREEIRDDIHFAALDTVVSLNSLYAASSFLGLSLTTIGLHSIDGRLGCDANISTIRTLMLFEVISFAFFLTSSLVAHGLKIMIKLVNAAESNEEFRSHFNRKSIQKVMLCAIFSSILGCIFLILSIVNILEIRLGILSCRSPSTVQGAVALVVIVTCGVVFHVGITVLACMTFGLY comes from the exons ATGGAGGCCCAACA GGTTATTCAAGTAAAATCAAGAGAGGAGATAAGAGATGACATTCACTTCGCTGCCCTTGATACCGTTGTGAGTCTCAACTCCCTATACGCTGCCTCCTCATTTCTGGGACTCTCCCTCACCACCATAGGACTACATAGCATTGATGGTCGTCTTGGCTGTGATGCCAATATCAGCACGATCAGGACCTTGATGTTGTTTGAGGTCATTTCCTTCGCATTTTTTCTCACATCATCATTGGTGGCTCATGGCTTGAAGATAATGATCAAACTTGTCAATGCTGCTGAATCAAATGAAGAGTTTAGAAGCCACTTCAATAGAAAGTCTATTCAAAAGGTGATGCTTTGTGCCATCTTTAGCTCAATCTTAGGATGTATTTTTCTAATTCTCTCAATAGTGAACATCCTTGAGATTCGACTAGGAATTTTGAGTTGTAGGAGTCCATCCACGGTCCAAGGAGCGGTTGCTCTTGTTGTTATTGTTACATGTGGTGTTGTTTTCCATGTTGGTATTACTGTCTTGGCGTGTATGACTTTTGGTTTGTATTGA
- the LOC132253757 gene encoding DNA replication complex GINS protein SLD5-like isoform X1 produces MASGSEEGSGFPADDYESLIATTDVELLKRAWRNEKAAPETLHFQTREQIQLMPRLDTFIFCKSKGSIEAFQLDDSKEVVDLVADDLYILRYNSVNPLIESGQIDLV; encoded by the exons ATGGCTTCTGGTTCGGAGGAGGGATCAGGGTTTCCGGCCGACGATTATGAGTCGTTGATAGCGACGACCGATGTGGAGCTGTTGAAGAGGGCGTGGAGGAACGAGAAGGCTGCTCCCGAGACTCTCCATTTTCAAACTAGAGAACAGATCCAGTTGATG CCACGGTTGGACACCTTTATCTTCTGCAAAAGCAAAGGATCTATCGAAGCTTTCCAGCTTGATGACAG CAAAGAAGTGGTGGACCTGGTTGCTGATGATTTATACATTCTTCGTTACAACTCAGTAAATCCACTCATAGAAAGTGGCCAAATTGATTTGGTGTAA
- the LOC132253757 gene encoding DNA replication complex GINS protein SLD5-like isoform X2, with translation MASGSEEGSGFPADDYESLIATTDVELLKRAWRNEKAAPETLHFQTREQIQLMFRSHGWTPLSSAKAKDLSKLSSLMTAKKWWTWLLMIYTFFVTTQ, from the exons ATGGCTTCTGGTTCGGAGGAGGGATCAGGGTTTCCGGCCGACGATTATGAGTCGTTGATAGCGACGACCGATGTGGAGCTGTTGAAGAGGGCGTGGAGGAACGAGAAGGCTGCTCCCGAGACTCTCCATTTTCAAACTAGAGAACAGATCCAGTTGATG TTCCGGAGCCACGGTTGGACACCTTTATCTTCTGCAAAAGCAAAGGATCTATCGAAGCTTTCCAGCTTGATGACAG CAAAGAAGTGGTGGACCTGGTTGCTGATGATTTATACATTCTTCGTTACAACTCAGTAA
- the LOC100265399 gene encoding uncharacterized protein LOC100265399 codes for MEKLCFRNREKACYSITSTTPYILAGLASAVGGLSAPYEKASHVHARPIVNWLWSAGCHPFGPFSNTSQMSQMLQDVALRNTIYARVDSALHRIRDTSEYVQTFAAEYLKTPLSEPVKGKKNKSSTELWLEKFYKKKTNLPEPLPHELVERLEKFLDNLEEELVDLSYLLYDHRLQDAHLNSS; via the exons ATGGAAAAG TTATGTTTCAGAAACAGAGAGAAGGCATGCTATTCCATCACAAGCACAACACCATATATATTGGCAGGTCTTGCTTCTGCCGTGGGTGGGTTGAGTGCACCATACGAAAAGGCTTCTCATGTACATGCAAGACCGATCGTGAATTGGCTCTGGTCAGCTGGTTGTCATCCGTTTGGACCATTCTCCAATACTTCCCAGATGAGTCAAATGCTCCAGGATGTTGCCTTG AGGAACACGATATACGCTCGTGTAGATTCTGCACTACACAGAATTCGGGATACATCAGAG TATGTACAAACTTTTGCTGCTGAATATCTGAAAACCCCACTTAGTGAACCAGTCAAGGGCAAGAAAAATAAGTCGAGCACTGAGCTATGGTTGGAAAAGTTCTACAAGAAGAAAACTAACTTGCCTGAACCTTTACCTCACGAATTAGTTGAAAGACTAGAGAAATTCTTGGAT AACCTTGAGGAAGAACTTGTAGATCTATCATACCTGTTATACGATCATCGGTTACAAGATGCACACCTGAACAGCTCATAA
- the LOC109122641 gene encoding uncharacterized protein LOC109122641 produces the protein MEPQRIIQVKSREELRDEIHLAALDSVVNLNSLCAAFTFIGLSLTTMELQSIDGRFGCNPNISTIRNLMLFEVISFAFFLASSLVAYGLKIMISLINAAELNEEFRNHFNRKSIRKVMLCAIFTSILGCFFFNSLNSVHPPD, from the exons ATGGAGCCCCAACG aattattcAAGTAAAATCAAGAGAGGAGTTAAGAGATGAGATCCACCTGGCCGCCCTCGACAGCGTTGTGAATCTCAACTCCCTGTGTGCTGCCTTTACATTTATCGGACTCTCCCTCACCACTATGGAGTTGCAGAGCATTGATGGTCGTTTTGGCTGCAATCCCAATATAAGCACGATCAGAAACTTGATGTTATTTGAGGTCATTTCTTTCGCTTTTTTTCTCGCATCATCGTTGGTGGCTTATGGCTTGAAGATAATGATCAGTCTCATCAATGCTGCGGAGTTAAATGAAGAGTTTAGGAACCACTTCAACAGAAAGTCTATTCGGAAGGTGATGCTTTGTGCCATCTTCACCTCGATCTtgggatgttttttttttaattctctcaATAGTGTACATCCTCCAGATTAA